A single region of the Planctomycetota bacterium genome encodes:
- a CDS encoding (Fe-S)-binding protein: protein MSRLVATFPARDEFVKARARLDALALPYEVVSPDPGFSRVGAPSLVMTAEARRKLGGRVGDGFTASGWVEYRPAQVPVPRERPAEFEEDVFGHAAVMVLAPCVADATKIRLIAHLSGDLAEVFPYLNAVMREASYNVHGPTFTFLDRYRMVSMYPRRIAVAKADELVDAWRVLEAIRCRANEVWARRAEIAPSYEMRERPPALEILKRLPRTNCRACGEATCTAFAVKVWSGGADVTLCRPVFAGDRQDLKEALSEVCAGLGVGGGGFGETLATTERS from the coding sequence ATGAGCCGGTTGGTCGCCACCTTCCCTGCCCGGGACGAGTTCGTGAAGGCGCGGGCGCGCCTCGACGCCCTCGCGCTCCCCTATGAGGTCGTCTCGCCCGACCCCGGCTTCAGCCGGGTCGGAGCGCCCTCGCTCGTGATGACCGCCGAGGCGCGAAGGAAGTTGGGGGGCCGCGTGGGAGATGGATTCACCGCGTCGGGCTGGGTAGAGTACCGTCCCGCTCAAGTGCCTGTGCCGCGCGAGCGCCCCGCCGAGTTCGAAGAGGACGTGTTCGGTCACGCGGCGGTGATGGTGCTGGCGCCCTGCGTGGCCGACGCCACGAAGATTCGCCTCATCGCCCACCTCTCGGGCGACCTGGCCGAGGTCTTCCCGTACCTCAACGCCGTGATGCGCGAGGCCAGCTACAACGTCCACGGCCCCACCTTCACGTTCCTGGACCGCTACCGCATGGTCTCGATGTACCCGCGGCGCATCGCCGTGGCGAAGGCAGACGAGCTCGTGGACGCCTGGCGGGTGCTGGAGGCCATCCGCTGCCGCGCGAACGAGGTGTGGGCGCGGAGGGCAGAGATTGCGCCGTCCTATGAGATGCGCGAGCGCCCGCCCGCCCTGGAGATTCTCAAGCGCCTGCCGCGCACCAACTGCCGCGCCTGCGGCGAGGCCACCTGCACGGCCTTCGCCGTGAAAGTGTGGAGCGGCGGCGCGGACGTGACCTTGTGCCGGCCCGTCTTCGCCGGCGACCGCCAGGACCTGAAGGAAGCCCTCAGCGAGGTGTGCGCGGGCCTGGGTGTGGGCGGCGGAGGGTTCGGGGAGACGTTGGCGACAACAGAAAGGAGTTGA
- a CDS encoding thioredoxin family protein: MPLLQILGTGCPKCKKLAENAEAAAKALGLDYQLEKVSDITKIMAFGVMITPALVVDGQVKVAGKVPSPEDIKKMLA, from the coding sequence ATGCCGTTGCTGCAAATCCTGGGCACAGGCTGCCCGAAGTGCAAGAAGCTGGCCGAGAACGCCGAAGCCGCCGCCAAGGCCCTCGGCCTCGACTACCAGCTTGAGAAGGTCAGCGACATCACCAAGATCATGGCCTTCGGCGTGATGATCACGCCCGCGCTCGTGGTGGACGGCCAGGTGAAGGTTGCCGGCAAGGTGCCCTCGCCTGAAGACATCAAGAAGATGCTCGCCTAG
- a CDS encoding OsmC family protein, with the protein MQDQVTVVYDALLHCTAEHSRTGKKLETDATRGFGGKGECYTPIDLTAAALGGCMMIMMGKAAQREGLDILGAKVTVVPEFADMRLAKMKATFHMPRVLPQADRARLEQASQMCPIYRALCPSVEVIVDFVWLA; encoded by the coding sequence ATGCAGGACCAAGTGACCGTCGTGTACGACGCGCTGCTGCATTGCACGGCGGAGCACTCGCGAACCGGGAAGAAGCTGGAGACTGACGCGACCCGGGGCTTCGGCGGCAAGGGCGAGTGCTACACCCCGATCGACCTCACGGCCGCCGCGCTCGGGGGCTGCATGATGATCATGATGGGCAAAGCCGCCCAGCGTGAAGGCCTGGACATCCTGGGGGCGAAGGTGACCGTCGTCCCCGAATTCGCGGACATGCGCCTCGCGAAGATGAAGGCCACGTTCCACATGCCCAGGGTTCTCCCCCAGGCGGACCGCGCCCGGCTGGAACAGGCCAGCCAGATGTGTCCGATCTACCGGGCGCTGTGCCCGAGCGTCGAGGTGATTGTGGACTTCGTGTGGCTTGCCTGA
- a CDS encoding putative zinc-binding protein: MAPSEKRACCTDASKLIFACSGAADVGAIADQAARKLTRDGAGRMYCLAGIGGRVSGIMKSTEAAAGILAIDGCSQDCTKHCLAEAGFTKFQHLRVTDLGLGKGNSPATEENIAKVADKGAAALAAIC, encoded by the coding sequence ATGGCTCCGAGCGAGAAGCGTGCTTGCTGCACCGACGCATCCAAGTTGATCTTCGCCTGCTCCGGGGCCGCCGACGTGGGCGCCATCGCCGACCAGGCGGCGCGCAAGCTGACCCGCGACGGCGCCGGCAGGATGTACTGCCTGGCCGGGATCGGCGGCCGGGTGAGCGGCATCATGAAGTCCACCGAAGCGGCGGCCGGCATCCTGGCCATTGACGGCTGCTCGCAGGACTGCACGAAGCACTGCCTCGCGGAGGCCGGCTTCACGAAGTTCCAGCACCTGCGCGTCACCGACCTCGGGTTGGGCAAGGGCAACTCGCCGGCGACCGAGGAGAACATCGCGAAGGTCGCGGACAAGGGCGCCGCCGCCCTCGCCGCCATCTGCTGA
- a CDS encoding thioredoxin family protein: protein MGKAGKIAVVVAVAVAAVLVVALKQKPANPATGDPPKPQAAAELPRLVDLGAGLCIPCKLMAPILEELKKEYEGRLEVVFIDVNEDKEATDKYKIDLIPTQIFFDPSGKELFRHTGFFSKEDILAKWKELGFDFAAATKAKAGAAAPSSSPGRPCPT from the coding sequence GTGGGCAAGGCGGGCAAGATCGCAGTCGTCGTGGCGGTGGCCGTCGCCGCAGTTCTCGTCGTGGCCCTCAAGCAGAAACCCGCGAACCCTGCGACAGGCGACCCGCCGAAGCCGCAGGCCGCGGCCGAGCTGCCGCGTCTGGTGGACCTCGGGGCGGGCCTGTGCATCCCCTGCAAGCTCATGGCGCCGATCCTCGAGGAACTCAAGAAGGAGTACGAGGGGCGCCTCGAAGTCGTCTTTATCGACGTCAATGAGGACAAGGAGGCAACCGACAAGTACAAGATTGACCTCATCCCCACCCAGATCTTCTTCGACCCCTCGGGCAAGGAGCTTTTCCGTCACACAGGCTTCTTCTCGAAGGAGGACATCCTGGCGAAGTGGAAGGAGCTGGGCTTCGACTTCGCGGCGGCCACCAAAGCTAAGGCGGGTGCCGCCGCCCCGTCCAGCAGCCCCGGCCGCCCCTGCCCCACCTGA
- a CDS encoding thioredoxin family protein: protein MKLARSMGIAIAMCAFGVQAGTVREVHPNLVHGMLSEATLAELPEGVLLRCTELDVTQAELDRILAESAASLREQLRKNSVYLLDELATKKVLVAAARQEAAKSQKSLAGKSDTQIVNEYADGITAGLAVTDDEAAKFYEQNPEMFGGASLRKVRDSLKQYLLQDKRRDALHEHVRTLADRFQVTVSAPWVAEHAALARDNPVDKARASGRPSMVDFGADGCTPCERMKPILAALKEKYAGKADIVFVHARNEMVLSTRFRISSIPTQIFYDRDGKEVFRHTGYFSQREIEAKLREMGVQ, encoded by the coding sequence ATGAAGCTAGCGAGAAGCATGGGCATCGCCATCGCAATGTGCGCGTTCGGGGTGCAGGCCGGCACGGTCCGCGAGGTCCACCCCAACCTGGTGCACGGCATGCTCTCGGAGGCCACGCTGGCCGAGTTGCCCGAGGGCGTGCTCCTGCGGTGCACGGAGCTGGACGTCACGCAGGCCGAACTCGACCGCATCCTGGCCGAATCGGCCGCCTCCCTGCGCGAGCAGTTGCGCAAGAACTCGGTCTACCTGCTCGACGAACTCGCCACGAAGAAGGTGCTCGTGGCCGCGGCCAGGCAGGAGGCCGCGAAGTCCCAGAAGAGCCTCGCGGGCAAGAGCGACACCCAGATCGTGAATGAGTACGCCGACGGCATCACAGCGGGCCTGGCGGTGACCGACGACGAGGCCGCCAAGTTCTACGAGCAGAACCCCGAGATGTTCGGCGGGGCCTCGCTGCGCAAGGTGCGCGACAGCCTGAAGCAGTACCTCCTCCAGGACAAGCGCCGCGACGCCCTCCACGAGCACGTTCGCACCCTCGCCGACCGCTTCCAGGTAACCGTCTCGGCTCCCTGGGTGGCCGAGCATGCGGCCCTGGCCCGCGACAACCCGGTGGACAAGGCTCGGGCGAGCGGCCGGCCCTCGATGGTGGACTTCGGGGCCGACGGCTGCACCCCGTGCGAGCGGATGAAGCCGATCCTGGCCGCCCTCAAGGAGAAGTACGCGGGGAAGGCCGACATCGTGTTCGTCCATGCGCGCAACGAAATGGTCCTCTCCACCCGCTTTCGCATCTCCTCCATCCCGACCCAGATCTTCTACGACAGGGACGGCAAGGAGGTCTTCCGCCACACCGGCTACTTCTCTCAGCGGGAGATCGAGGCCAAGCTGAGAGAAATGGGGGTGCAGTAG
- a CDS encoding cytochrome c biogenesis protein CcdA yields MQELFAWLTRAVEGTPAIAIIASLIWGVLSILLSPCHLASIPLIVGFIGQQGQMRTRRAFAISSLFAVGILITIGIIGALTALAGRMMGDVGPWGNYFVAAIFLLVGLVLLDVIPMPFSGPGQVGMKRKGLLAAFILGLVFGVALGPCTFAFMAPMLGVTFKLAATNIAYGVLLLALYGVGHCSVIVVAGTFTEVVEHYLHWNEKSKGAVILKKVCGVLVILGGLYMLYLAV; encoded by the coding sequence ATGCAGGAACTCTTCGCCTGGCTGACCCGCGCCGTCGAAGGCACGCCGGCCATCGCCATCATCGCGTCGCTCATCTGGGGCGTGCTGAGCATCCTGCTCAGCCCCTGCCACCTGGCGAGCATCCCGCTCATCGTCGGCTTCATCGGCCAGCAGGGGCAGATGAGAACCCGCCGGGCCTTCGCTATCTCGTCCCTCTTCGCGGTCGGCATCCTCATCACCATCGGCATCATCGGCGCGCTCACGGCGCTCGCGGGGCGCATGATGGGCGACGTGGGGCCGTGGGGCAACTACTTCGTCGCCGCGATCTTCCTCCTCGTGGGGCTGGTGCTTCTGGACGTGATTCCCATGCCCTTTTCCGGCCCGGGCCAGGTGGGGATGAAGCGCAAGGGCCTCCTCGCGGCATTCATCCTCGGCCTCGTGTTCGGCGTCGCACTCGGCCCCTGCACCTTTGCTTTCATGGCCCCGATGCTCGGGGTCACCTTCAAGCTCGCGGCCACGAACATCGCCTATGGCGTGCTCCTGCTGGCGCTCTACGGCGTCGGGCACTGCTCGGTCATCGTCGTGGCCGGCACGTTCACGGAGGTCGTGGAGCACTACCTGCACTGGAACGAGAAGTCCAAGGGCGCCGTCATACTCAAGAAGGTGTGCGGCGTCCTGGTGATCCTCGGCGGGCTCTACATGCTCTATCTGGCGGTGTGA
- a CDS encoding flavodoxin family protein — translation MGSELERRGFLGAAGAAVAAGLAAASVSAQEGMGKGLKILGIATSPRKGKTTAAAVQAALDAAKEAAPGVEIELVELAGMSIPAEVAAGIPLAEGQKDDFPAVAAKLSDPKVAGIIIGSPVYFNSMSGLCKAFIDRCMALRKNFALGGKVAGVLAVGGARNGGQELTIQSIQAALLSHEVAVVGTSRPTGRMGAALWNQSDDLTKDEFGLACAKDLGRHVAQVALRQAATK, via the coding sequence ATGGGAAGCGAACTGGAGCGGCGAGGGTTTCTGGGCGCCGCGGGCGCGGCGGTGGCGGCGGGCCTCGCCGCCGCCTCGGTCTCGGCCCAGGAAGGGATGGGCAAGGGGCTGAAGATCCTCGGCATCGCCACGAGCCCCCGGAAGGGCAAGACCACGGCGGCAGCCGTCCAGGCCGCCCTCGATGCCGCCAAGGAGGCCGCGCCCGGCGTCGAGATCGAGCTCGTCGAGCTGGCCGGCATGAGCATCCCGGCCGAGGTCGCCGCCGGCATCCCGTTGGCCGAGGGGCAGAAGGATGATTTCCCCGCCGTCGCGGCCAAGCTCAGTGACCCAAAGGTCGCCGGCATCATCATCGGCTCGCCCGTCTACTTCAACAGCATGAGCGGCCTGTGCAAGGCGTTCATAGACCGGTGCATGGCGCTCCGCAAGAACTTCGCCCTCGGCGGCAAGGTCGCGGGCGTCCTGGCCGTCGGCGGCGCCCGCAACGGCGGGCAGGAACTCACCATCCAGTCCATTCAGGCGGCGTTGCTGAGCCACGAGGTCGCCGTCGTGGGCACCAGCCGCCCGACCGGGCGCATGGGCGCGGCACTCTGGAACCAGAGCGACGACCTCACGAAGGACGAGTTCGGCCTGGCCTGCGCGAAGGACCTGGGCCGCCACGTGGCCCAGGTGGCCCTGCGGCAGGCCGCCACGAAGTAG
- a CDS encoding TlpA disulfide reductase family protein yields METRRFGAIGAMLLGLGALAVLPACRPSGEDSANGPEPSRRSGRTNAAVQALLAQHRGKVLVLLLGREDCPGTAKATAVLDAYASRKPADVALLRLEVPLPGETLQAGAWSHGFPRQLDAGRAIADGLGFFYYPTLYVFDREGELRFTGGYDAQRLERMVREIAEEQPGQPKKLYTLAMPPAGSLAPPFAARTLTGREAALATLRGKRATMLVFARASCPFSRQALPAIQQLADAHRSQGIAVALINQGEERERILPVYEQAAPGLPVVWDATGEISNAYGVDTVPFFFLLDGDGVIVQRRSFTLPAASSALDAILGKATAAPRYKANAAG; encoded by the coding sequence ATGGAAACCAGGCGGTTCGGCGCAATCGGTGCGATGCTGCTGGGGCTCGGGGCACTCGCCGTCCTCCCCGCCTGCCGGCCATCTGGCGAGGATTCGGCGAACGGCCCAGAGCCCTCGCGCAGGAGCGGTCGCACGAACGCCGCGGTGCAGGCTCTCCTGGCCCAGCACCGCGGCAAGGTGCTCGTGCTGCTCCTCGGCAGGGAGGACTGCCCGGGGACCGCCAAGGCCACCGCGGTGCTCGACGCCTACGCCTCGCGCAAGCCGGCCGACGTGGCCCTCCTGCGTCTCGAGGTGCCCCTGCCGGGCGAGACGCTGCAAGCGGGCGCCTGGAGCCACGGCTTTCCGCGCCAGCTCGACGCCGGCCGCGCCATCGCGGACGGGCTCGGTTTCTTCTACTATCCGACCCTCTACGTCTTCGACCGGGAGGGCGAGCTGCGCTTCACCGGCGGCTACGATGCGCAACGCCTCGAGAGGATGGTGCGCGAGATCGCTGAGGAGCAGCCCGGCCAGCCCAAGAAGCTCTATACACTGGCTATGCCTCCCGCCGGGTCGCTCGCGCCGCCCTTTGCCGCCAGGACTCTGACGGGCCGGGAGGCGGCCCTGGCCACCCTTCGGGGCAAGCGGGCCACGATGCTCGTCTTCGCCCGGGCGAGCTGCCCCTTCTCCAGGCAGGCGCTCCCGGCCATCCAGCAGTTGGCCGACGCCCACCGGAGCCAGGGCATTGCCGTCGCCCTCATCAATCAGGGCGAGGAGAGGGAACGGATTCTCCCCGTCTACGAGCAGGCGGCGCCGGGCCTGCCCGTCGTGTGGGACGCCACGGGGGAGATCTCCAATGCCTATGGCGTGGACACCGTGCCGTTCTTCTTCCTGCTCGATGGAGACGGGGTGATCGTGCAACGGCGCTCTTTCACACTGCCCGCGGCCTCCAGCGCGCTCGACGCCATCCTCGGCAAGGCAACCGCGGCCCCCCGGTACAAGGCCAACGCGGCTGGCTGA
- a CDS encoding kelch repeat-containing protein: MRSLIAALVAVALGGAGAQPGRAAPADPPPVSTRLDLAGLPANTWVEISQAQKPEAAFCSAWYLPASDEFLLWGKLGGHREESKRYEAQVLKLGDQAPEWQEAFPPGKEAAWANGRFPNWGCGCHRLGYQPERPWLESAADRWIGGSAEINRVTFVETDGVVRPTRAYTHHQAAYDSKRGRLVYYVGGKTFAYDPQKRSWADLQAQPPLACEALAWASMAYDPVGDQIVLFGGAYALNPWGGARTWLFDCAKNEWRRAPVRGGIEPPLRCCTQLAYDSRNRRMVLFGGDALDRFLADTWVLDPATLTWAERKPEKSPPPLDHAAACFIERHGLVLLVSPPKRGDKRSADAWAYDTARNVWTPLALRLPDKPMEWVSCAYSARHEAAVLVAPGVGTWVCRLDPATASDPKAEAEMAPPGSWTWNTRAIGQTRSILDAPPPDRAATAKRLQELPANTVVDAEYPGHLISKTWSSATMDTDRGIVVYTGGGHSGYTGNDCALYDVGANRWAFDAPPSFFPFLRNYNASLYGWDYLMRATSQHTYRWYCYDPASKLVVYCARPAGPHNGFGVLLEDDEAKAFVYDEKKHGYWTFLYDPAANKRFPPVFGRPFSNSWAMALVGTPRGVFAKNGGELYHGKAAAKGERATIEWTLLDKGGPSGDGEFQPLLYDSKRARLLFLAAKKDQPLKVWEHPLAAGDWKELPLKLSTARISREIVYDARNDCLLALAPEALLVMDFESLAWRELDTAVPKGLFGTECAMVYDPVHEVCVLLIPTSFSGKMRVGLFRYHPQSAKYRQAQ; the protein is encoded by the coding sequence ATGCGAAGCCTGATAGCAGCGCTCGTCGCGGTGGCTCTCGGTGGCGCAGGCGCCCAGCCCGGCCGCGCCGCTCCCGCAGACCCACCGCCGGTGTCCACGCGGCTCGACCTGGCTGGGCTGCCCGCCAACACGTGGGTGGAAATCAGCCAGGCCCAGAAGCCGGAGGCGGCGTTCTGCTCCGCGTGGTATCTGCCTGCCTCCGACGAGTTCCTCCTCTGGGGCAAGCTCGGCGGGCACCGCGAGGAGTCGAAGCGCTACGAGGCCCAGGTTCTGAAGCTCGGCGACCAGGCCCCGGAGTGGCAGGAGGCATTCCCGCCAGGCAAGGAGGCCGCTTGGGCGAACGGGCGGTTCCCCAACTGGGGCTGCGGCTGCCATCGGCTGGGCTACCAGCCCGAGCGCCCCTGGCTGGAGTCCGCTGCCGACCGCTGGATCGGCGGCAGCGCCGAGATCAACCGCGTGACCTTCGTCGAGACCGACGGCGTCGTCCGCCCCACGCGGGCCTACACCCACCACCAGGCCGCCTACGACTCGAAGCGCGGCCGGCTCGTCTACTACGTCGGCGGAAAAACGTTCGCTTACGACCCGCAGAAACGCTCCTGGGCCGACCTCCAGGCCCAGCCGCCCCTGGCCTGCGAGGCCCTCGCCTGGGCCTCGATGGCCTATGACCCCGTGGGCGACCAGATCGTGCTCTTCGGCGGCGCCTATGCCCTCAACCCCTGGGGCGGCGCCAGGACCTGGCTCTTCGACTGCGCGAAGAACGAGTGGCGGCGGGCGCCCGTCCGCGGCGGCATCGAGCCGCCGCTCCGCTGCTGCACGCAACTCGCCTACGACTCCAGGAACAGGCGGATGGTCCTCTTCGGCGGCGACGCGCTCGACCGCTTCCTCGCCGACACCTGGGTCCTCGACCCCGCCACGCTCACCTGGGCGGAGCGGAAGCCCGAGAAGTCGCCCCCGCCCCTCGACCACGCCGCCGCCTGCTTCATCGAGCGCCACGGGCTGGTGCTCCTCGTGAGTCCCCCCAAGCGGGGCGACAAGCGCTCGGCGGACGCCTGGGCGTATGACACGGCCAGAAACGTCTGGACGCCGCTGGCCTTGCGCCTGCCCGACAAGCCGATGGAGTGGGTTTCGTGCGCTTACTCCGCGAGGCACGAGGCCGCCGTGCTCGTCGCCCCGGGCGTCGGCACCTGGGTCTGCCGCCTCGACCCCGCGACCGCCTCGGACCCCAAGGCCGAGGCCGAGATGGCGCCGCCGGGCTCGTGGACCTGGAACACGCGCGCGATCGGCCAGACCCGCAGCATCCTGGACGCCCCGCCGCCCGACCGCGCCGCCACCGCAAAGCGCCTCCAGGAGCTGCCGGCGAACACCGTTGTGGATGCCGAGTACCCCGGGCACCTCATCAGCAAGACCTGGAGCAGCGCGACGATGGACACGGACCGGGGGATCGTCGTCTACACCGGCGGCGGCCACAGCGGCTACACGGGCAACGACTGCGCCCTCTACGACGTCGGGGCCAACCGCTGGGCCTTCGACGCCCCGCCCTCGTTCTTCCCGTTCCTGCGCAACTACAACGCCTCGCTCTACGGCTGGGACTACCTGATGCGCGCGACCTCCCAGCACACCTACCGCTGGTACTGCTACGACCCGGCCTCGAAGCTGGTTGTCTACTGCGCCCGGCCCGCCGGCCCGCACAACGGCTTCGGCGTCCTGCTCGAAGACGACGAGGCCAAGGCATTCGTCTACGACGAGAAGAAGCACGGCTATTGGACCTTCCTCTACGACCCGGCCGCCAACAAGCGGTTCCCGCCGGTCTTCGGCCGGCCGTTCAGCAACTCGTGGGCGATGGCGCTCGTCGGCACCCCGAGGGGCGTGTTCGCCAAGAACGGCGGCGAACTCTACCACGGCAAGGCGGCCGCCAAGGGGGAGCGGGCGACCATCGAGTGGACCCTGCTCGACAAGGGCGGGCCGAGCGGCGACGGAGAGTTCCAGCCGCTCCTCTACGACTCGAAGCGGGCGCGCCTGCTCTTCCTCGCCGCGAAGAAGGACCAGCCGCTGAAAGTCTGGGAGCATCCGCTCGCGGCCGGCGACTGGAAGGAACTCCCTCTGAAGCTCTCAACCGCCAGAATCTCGCGCGAGATCGTCTACGACGCGAGGAACGACTGCCTGCTCGCCCTCGCCCCGGAGGCCCTCCTGGTCATGGACTTCGAGAGCCTGGCGTGGCGCGAGCTGGACACGGCAGTGCCCAAGGGCCTCTTCGGCACCGAGTGTGCGATGGTCTACGACCCCGTGCACGAGGTGTGCGTGCTCCTGATCCCCACCAGCTTCAGCGGCAAGATGCGGGTCGGCCTGTTCCGCTATCACCCACAGTCGGCGAAGTACCGGCAGGCTCAGTGA